A window of the Chaetodon trifascialis isolate fChaTrf1 chromosome 9, fChaTrf1.hap1, whole genome shotgun sequence genome harbors these coding sequences:
- the alkbh8 gene encoding tRNA (carboxymethyluridine(34)-5-O)-methyltransferase alkbh8 codes for MDPGIENNVKAVRRSKEEKKVLRKQIKASHTLLKHEGITTTSQPTKSLVVANGGLGNGVSREELSAALKEMGELEALIMHPHKPYAFVTYRSEECARKAHVHLNGEKLQCGENSVTLYLSYVQSVTCEEEASVPLPEGLIVVEDFVSPEEEALLLTAIDWSSTDDVTAQKALKHRRVKHYGFEFRYDNNNVDKDKPLAAGIPHECLPVLERCVKSKHIDIMPDQLTVNQYESGQGIPPHVDTHSAFEDTILSLSLGAQTVMEFRHPDGRLVAVVLPGRSLLVMKAESRYLWTHGITPRKFDMVPACDPQSPAHTPGLGTHNNLTLSKRGTRTSFTFRKIRHDPCRCAFPSTCDSQGAPSAPSASPPSPPSLPCCHADAAHLEEEYVHRVYNAIASHFSSTRHSPWPRVCHFLSSLPPGSVLADVGCGNGKYLGVNPEVTAVGCDRSSALIQICAERGFQAFVSDALSVPLRTASCDACISIAVIHHFSTQERRLAAVRELVRLLKPGGRALIYVWAFEQEYNKQRSKYLKDQNTERPENHSPTNNTSEDRQEPRGKSSIHTGRHLEDSHRHVNSTQDVSEVTDGKLGVHTNRTSFTTQDLLVPWHLKEGKRRGEKESGEAVKKDKRKENSKKTSGNPCSASSLSSATRSDCNPEPSQHNMSPGSGQDTSDVTHSPDSKPSPSGDTTQTPTSESNPVPVFHRYYHVFQQGELEQLCAQVAGVKVQSSYHDQGNWCVILENLKEMN; via the exons ATGGATCCTGgtattgaaaacaacgtgaaGGCCGTCAGGCGGAgtaaagaggagaagaaagttCTTCGAAAACAGATAAAAGCCAGTCACACTTTGCTGAAACATGAAGGCATCACTACAACATCGCAGCCGACCAAG AGTTTGGTGGTGGCTAACGGCGGCTTGGGGAACGGCGTCAGTCGAGAGGAGCTGTCAGCGGCGCTCAAAGAGATGGGAGAGCTGGAGGCGCTGATCATGCACCCTCACAAGCCCTATGCTTTTGTCACATACAG ATCTGAAGAGTGTGCTCGGAAAGCCCACGTCCACCTCAATGGTGAAAAACTGCAATGCGGAGAGAACAGCGTCACACTCTACCTCAGTTATGTCCAGTCAG TTACCTGTGAAGAGGAGGCGTCTGTTCCTTTGCCAGAGGGATTAATCGTGGTGGAAGATTTTGTGTCTCCGGAGGAAGAGGCTCTGCTGCTTACAGCCATTGACTGGTCGTCTACTGATGATGTTACTG CTCAGAAAGCTCTGAAGCACAGAAGAGTCAAACATTATGGCTTTGAATTTCGCTACGACAACAACAACGTGGATAAGGACAAGCCGTTAGCTGCAG gTATTCCTCATGAGTGTCTACCTGTTCTGGAGCGGTGTGTGAAGAGCAAACACATCGACATCATGCCAGACCAGCTGACTGTCAACCAGTATGAGTCGGGACAGG GTATTCCTCCTCACGTGGACACTCACTCTGCCTTTGAGGACACCATCCTGTCACTGAGCCTGGGGGCGCAG ACGGTGATGGAGTTCCGTCACCCTGACGGTCGCCTTGTTGCCGTGGTGTTGCCTGGTCGGAGCCTCCTGGTGATGAAGGCAGAGAGCAGATACCTCTGGACACATGG gaTTACGCCTCGGAAATTTGACATGGTGCCAGCCTGCGACCCACAATCCCCCGCTCACACGCCTGGTCTTGGGACCCACAATAATCTCACTTTGAGCAAGAGGGGCACCCGCACTTCTTTCACCTTCCGCAAGATCAGACATGACCCCTGCCGCTGCG CCTTCCCCTCCACCTGTGACAGTCAGGGAGCTCCCTCGGCGCCCTCGGCCTCTCCGCCGTCTCCCCCCTCGCTACCCTGTTGCCATGCCGACGCAGCCCATCTGGAGGAGGAGTATGTGCACCGGGTGTACAACGCCATCGCCTCACACTTCAGCAGCACTCGCCACTCTCCCTGGCCTCGCGTTtgccacttcctgtcctccctcccaCCCGGCAGCGTGCTGGCTGATGTGGGCTGTGGAAATGGGAAATACCTCGGTGTCAACCCAGAGGTGACTGCA GTTGGCTGTGACCGTAGCAGTGCTCTTATCCAAATCTGTGCAGAGAGGGGTTTCCAGGCATTTGTATCTGATGCTCTCAGTGTCCCTCTGCGAACAGCCTCCTGTGATGCCTGTATCTCTATAGCCGTCATACACCACTTTTCCACACAG gaGCGTCGGCTGGCAGCAGTGAGGGAGCTGGTGAGACTTTTGAAGCCTGGAGGTCGAGCGCTTATCTATGTTTGGGCTTTTGAACAGGAGTACAACAAGCAGAGGTCCAAGTACCTCAAAGACCAGAACACAGAGCGTCCTGAGAACCACAGCCCCACTAACAATACATCAGAAGACCGCCAAGAACCTCGTGGGAAATCCAGTATCCATACCGGCAGGCATTTAGAAGACAGCCACAGGCATGTAAACAGCACGCAAGATGTTAGCGAAGTGACTGATGGCAAACTTGGCGTGCACACCAATCGCACATCCTTCACCACCCAGGACCTCTTGGTTCCCTGGCACctgaaagaggggaaaagacGAGGGGAGAAGGAATCAGGAGAGGCTGTGAAAAAGGATAAAAGGAAAGAGAATTCCAAAAAGACTTCAGGAAATCCCTGCTCAGCCTCTAGTTTGAGTTCTGCAACCAGATCAGACTGTAACCCTGAGCCCAGTCAGCACAACATGTCTCCTGGATCAGGTCAGGACACCAGTGATGTAACACACAGCCCAGACTCTAAACCCAGTCCAAGTGGTGACACTACTCAAACCCCCACCTCCGAGAGCAACCCAGTGCCTGTTTTTCACCGCTATTACCATGTGTTCCAGCAGGgggagctggagcagctgtgTGCTCAAGTGGCTGGAGTcaaagtgcagagcagctacCACGACCAGGGAAACTGGTGTGTTATATTAGAGAACTTAAAAGAGATGAACTGA